GGTCGCACGCCTGAACGAGCTGCCCTCCACCACCGTGGTCGCTGGATCGAAGATAGGCGTGGCCCCAAAGTCGCCCTGCCGTTGTGCGGCCGTGGGGACGACGAGGTTGTATGTGACGCCGCGGCGTTCGCGAAGTCCTTCATAGTTGGCGAAGAAGAAGAGGCTGTTCCGGCGAATCGGGCCACCGAGCAGCGTGCCGAACTGCCTGCGGTCGAGCGGCGGCTTCTCGAGTGCGAACGTCTGGCGCGCGTCGAAGACGTCGTTTCGGAAGAAGCCGTAGGCGCCGCCGTTGAGCTCGTTCGTCCCGGACTTGATGGAGATGTTCACGAGGCCCGGCGAGCGTCCGAACTCGGCTGCGAACGCGCTCGTCTGCACCTTGAACTCCTGCAGCGCGTCCACCGATGGCAGCACGCCGGTGCCGCCGTTGATCGGCCCCGTGGTCGACACGCCGTCGAGCAGGAACTCGGTCTTCGTCGCGCGCGAGCCGCTCACCGCCACGGAGCTGGCGCGGCCCGTTCCCAGCGGCCCGCTGGCGGTGACGCCCGGCGTGAGCGTCGCAAGCTGGGTGAAGTTCCTGCCGTTCAGCGGCAGCTCCACGATCTTGCGATTGTCAATCACCTGGCCGAGCGCGCCGGTCGTCGACTGGACGAGCGGCGCCTTGGCCTCAACGGCCACCGATTCAACGATGTCGCCGAGCTGCAGGGTGACGTCGACACGTGCGGCCTGGTTCACCTGGAGCACGAGCCCGGTGAGCACCTGCTTCTTGAATCCGGCCAGCTCGGCGGCAAGCGTATACCCGCTGGGCTGGAGGGCGCGCACCTCGTAGCCGCCGGCGTCGCCGGTGACGACGGTCCACGTGGCGTTCGTGCGAACGTTGGTCACCGTGATCGTCACGCCCGGCAGCACGGTGCCGGACGGGTCGTAGACGGTGCCGAGCAAGGTCGCGTCGGTGCTCTGCGCCAAGACCGCACCGGACGCGAGCGGCAGCGCAGGCAGAACGAGCAGAAGGCGGATCGCCCAACCCATATGTCCTCCCAATCACACCGTCGTCACCGCAGGCACGCGTGGACGCTCCGGTCCGGGGTGCATTCGAGTGCCGCCGTGCGGGGAGACGGCAGCCGTCGTCTGGTCACTGAGCGTTGGGGAGAGTTAAACTCTGTTTGTCACAATTGTCAACCGCCATTTGACAGAGTGACACGGCAGTGTCATCATGCGCGCCGACACGAGATGGTCATGCTCGCGGTATCCCTCCTCGCCAGCGCGCTCATGGCGCCCCAGGCCCAGCCCCCGGACGACGTGCCGCCGGACTGGCTGCTTCCGAACTTCGCCGAGCGCTTGGAGCTCGACGTGATCAACCCGTCCTCGGCCTCCGTGCGCACGCTCGCCGCAGTGCCGGTCGCGCGGGCGTCCTCGGCCGCGCTGCGCTTTCCTGGCACGCTTGCGATCGTCGTGCGACCCGGTTCGCCGCCGGCGGTGCTCCCGTCCCAGATCGACGATCTGGACAGCGACGGCACGCCAGACGAGCTCGTGTTTCCGATCGAGCTGGACGCTCACGCCTCGGCACCAGTCCATGTGTATTTCTCGCGCACGCTACGCGACACGCTTCCCTGGCCGAAGCGCGTGCACGCGAGCCACGCCTTCGGGTACAACCACGCGACCGCGACGCTCGAGTCGGCGCTGATCGGGTATCGCACGTACGGCGGCTTCTTCCTCGATGTGCAGGCCCGGCACGAGGGGCAGCCGGGTCTGTTCAACGCGCTGGTGGGGTACCTGGGATCGCGTCATCCATCGCCGGCCGGACGCGACGTCATCCACCTGGGCGACACGCTCGGTCTTGGCGGGCTCTTCCTCCGCCACGGGCGCGAGGTCCAGCGGCCTCCGCTCAACGTTCCCGATTACGCGCACGCGCGTCCGCCACCCCACGTGCCGCGGTACCGCGTCGTCGCATCCGGCCCGCTGCGGGCGATCGTCGAGGCCCGCCTGGATCGGTGGCGGTTGAGCGAGGCCGAGCAGGTCGCCGTGCGCGCCACGTACACGATCACGGCCGGCGCAACGCACGTCGAATGCCGGTTTCAAGTCGTGCCGCTGCAGATCGTCCGCCGCTACGAGGTCGGCGCCGGCGTGCGCCACCTCCCGGACATGACCGTGGACCACGCGGCCGGACGTCTCGCGCTGCGCGGCACCGAATCGCCCGAGATTGGGGCGCTCGGCCTCGCGCTCTACTACGACACGTCCACGGCCGCAGCGGCGCCGCCGATCGCGACGAAGGACGGCGCGAACGAGGTCGTGCTGTTCCGCCGGCAGCTCGCGCCGGGACAGCTCGTCGAGGGCCAGTACTGGCTCGCCGCCGCCTGGAGCGGCACCGGTATTCGCGACCTGCTCTCGCACCTGACGCACGTGGAACAGCAGGCGCGCGCAGCCGTGCGGATCGAGCACCTGCGGCTCGCGCGAACTCCGTGGCCGGAGCGCATCGAAGGCGAGGCGCACTGATGCTGGTGGACTGTCACGTCCACATCGGCAAGTCCACCCGGCTGCAGATCGACGCCGACGGCGACCTGCTCGTGCGTCGCGCGGACGAGCTCGGCATCGACATGATCTGCTGCACCGACCTGACCGCGCTCTTCTACGACATGCACGAAGGCAATCGGCTGCTCTTCGAGGAGATGCGTCGCTTTCCCGATCGCATCCTCGGGTATGCGAGCCTGCACTCCACGCGGTTCGGCCGGGAGGCGCTCGACGAGCTGGAGCGCTGCCGCCACGACTACGGCATGCGCGGGCTCAAGATCTATTCGACGCCCGAGATGAGCATTGCCGAGCCGGCGATGATCCCCATCCTCGAGAAATGTGTCGAGCTGCAGTTTCCAGTCCTCGCGCACACGACACCGCCGGAGTGTGACTACCTGCTCGGGCACGTGCCGGAGTGTCGCCTCATCATGGCGCACGCCGGCGCGCAGCCCTTCGCGAAGGGCGACTGGAACCGGGCCATTCAAGCGGCCCAGCGGTTCGAGCACCTGTACCTGGACACCGCCAGCTCGACGATCGACACCGGGTTCCTCGAGACGTGTGTGGCGGCGCTCGGCGCGGACCGCATCCTCTTCGGCACCGACATGCCGCTGCTCGATCCCTGGCCGCAGCTCGAGAAGATCCGCGGCGCGCGCGTCTCCTCGTCACAGCTCGAGGCGATCCTCGGCGGCAACATCCTGCGCGTGATGGGAGTGCAGGCGTGATTCTCGACATCAACGCCTTCATCGGCAGATGGCCGTACTGGCCCATCCCCGCCTCCGCACCGCAAGAGGTCGCCGAGACGCTCGCCGCGGCTGGCATCGATCGGGCGGCCATCTGTTCCACGCGCAGCGTGTTCGTGCACTGGGAAGATGGCAACGGCGACGTGGAGCGCGCGTGCCGCGAGCACGACGGCCGGTTCGTGCCCTTCGCCTGCCTCGGCACGCTCGAGCTCAGCCACGCGCTCCCGCCGCGCGAGCTCGATCTCGAGGCGTACGCGCGACGCGGCTTTCGCGGCATCCGGCTGTATCCGCAGCACCACAGCTACCATCCGCTGTACAACGCGTTCGTCGACCGCATCCTCGAGGACGCCGCCGCGCGGCGATGGCCCGTGCTGCTGCCGCTCCGGATCGTGATGAACTGGGGCGTGCCGATGCAGGAGCTGCCGGTCATCGAGGCGCTGGTGGCACGGCACCCACGTGTGGTCTGGCTGCTGGCCGGCATCAACTATCTGTGGGAGCTGCAGCTCGCGGTCTGGCTGATGGCGCGCTATCGGGACGTACATCTCGAAACATCGTGCGTGATGGGGTACGAGGCCATCACGACGCTCGTGGCGCAATGTGGGAGCGACCGGATCCTGTTCGGCAGCGGCGCGCCGATCCAGCTCGCGGCCGCGGGCCTCGCGAAGATCCTGCGGGCGCGCATCAGCGACGCTGACCGGGACGCCGTGCTCGGCGGCAACGCGCGGCGACTGCTCGCCTTGTAGTGGGGATCCGATGCGCATCCTCCGATTCTTCGCTGACGACGATGCCGTGCACGTTGGCGTGCGTCGGGGCGCCACGGTGTTGGATCTCGGGCCGGCCCCCGGGCTCGATGCCGGCGCGGGCGGCGTGCGTGCGCCGCTCAGCGTGCCGCTGGCGCCGCCCATCGCGGAGCGGCCGTTGGCGACGCTGCGGCTCGACGCGCCCATCCGCGGCTCGCGCAAGCTGCTCGCGCTGGCCGGCAACTACCGCTCGCATGTCGTCGAGAGCGGCTTCACGCCGGTCGGGGAGCGCGAGACGGTGACGCCGCAGGTCTTCTGGAAACCGCCAACGGCCGTCAACCGTCCGGGCGGCGCCATCGCGCTGCGGCCGAACAACGTCTGCCTCGATTGGGAGATCGAGCTGGCCGTCGTGATTGGCCGGGCGGCGACGCGCGTGAGCACAGACGAGGCGATGGAGGCGGTCTTCGGCTACACGGCCATGAACGACATCAGCGAGCGCCGGTTCAACGCGCGCGTCGAGCCCCGGACCCTGCGCGAGCTCGATCCGTTCTTCGACTGGCTCATGGGAAAGTGGTTCGACGGCTCGGCGCCGCTCGGTCCCGAGATCGTGACGAAGGACGAGATCCCGGAGCCGCACGATCTTCGCCTCCGGCTGTGGGTGAACGACGAGCTGATGCAGGACGGCCACACGTCCCAGATGATCTTTCGCATTCCAGAGACCATCGCGTACATCTCGTCGGTGGTGACGCTCGAGCCTGGCGACATCATCGCGATGGGCACACCGGACGGCGTGGGCGCCGCGCGCGGGCTGTCGCTGAAGCCAGGCGATCGCGTGCGCGGCGAGATCGAGGGCATTGGCGTGCTCGACACGCTGATCACCGCCGAGGCGCCGCGATGAGAGCCGTCCGGATCGGCATCATCGGCGCCGGCTTCATGGGCCGGACGAATGCCGAGACGGTCACCCGCTATCTGACGCGAGCCGCGCTCGTCGCGATCGCTGGCGGGTCGCGGGCGGCCGCGCTCGCGCAGGACTACGGCGCGGCGTCCGAATCGTCCGTCGAGGCACTGGTGGCACGGGACGACCTCGACGCCGTGCTGATCAGCACACCACCGTCCGAACATGCGGCGCACGCCATCGCCGCGGCCGCACACGGCAAGCACGTCCTGCTGGACAAGCCGATGGCGACCACGGTGGAGGAATGCAATCACATCCTGCACGCCACGCAGGAAGCGGGCGTCACGCTGATGATCATGTTCGGCCAGCGGTTCCGCACCTGCAACATGACCGCGCATCGCCTGATTCGCGAGGGGGCGATCGGCGAGGTGCGCATGGTCGAGGAGCGAATCCTCGCCACGGGCGGGATTGGATCGCTGCCACCCTGGCAGAGCGAGCCGCAGAACGGCGGCACGTTCCTCGGTCACGCCGTCCACAACATCGACCGGATCCGGTGGCTGACCGGGGCGGAGGTGACGAGCGTCAGCGCGCAGGTCCAGCACGATCCCGCGCGCGGCGCCGAAGTGTCGACCATGGCGCTGCTCTCGTTGAGCAACGGCGGGATGGCGACCATCTGGTCATCGTGGAACGTCGCCAAGCCACTGTTCCCGGGCAGCGCGTCCGGTGCGTGGATCGCGGGACGTACGGGCAATCTCGATCTCGATGCGTACGGCCAGCTACGTCTGGGCAGGGACGAGACGTGGACCGTCGTGGCCGAGCAGGAGCCCATCGACTGGAAGGGTGAAGGGATGCTGGCGCGCGTGCGGATGAAGGCGTATCAGCTGCAGCACCAGGAGTTCGTCGATAGCATCCTCGAGCGGCGCGTGCCGTCGGTCACGGGTGAAGACGGGCGGGCAGCGGTCGAAGTAGCGGAGGCGGCGTATCGTTCCGCGAGGCTCGGACGAACCGTGCACCTCGGTCGCGTGAAGGAGAATCAATGACGCACGCGCTCGCCATTGACGGCGGCCCGAAGGCCGTGGCCGAGAAGCTGCCCACGTTCCTCGACGCGGCCGGACGCACGTTTGGCACGGAGGAGGAGCGCCTCGTCATCGAGGTCCTGCGTTCGGGGTGTCTGAGCCGCAACGGCGGCGCCATGGTCGAGCGCCTCGAGCGCGACTTTGCCACCGCGCTCGGCGTGCCGCACGCGATCGCCTGTTCCACCGGCACGGCGGCCGTGCACCTGGCGCTCGCCGCGCTGGATCTCGAGCCGGGTGACGAGGTCATCGTGCCACCCATCACCGACATCGGCTCGATCCTGCCCGTGCTCTGGCAGAACGCCGTGCCGGTGTTCGCCGATGTGGATCCGGTGACGCTGTGCCTCGACCCGGAGGATCTGGCCTCGCGGATCTCGCCGCGCACCCGCGCGGTCATTGCCGTGCACCTCGCGGGACAGCCATGCGATATGCCGGCGCTGACGGCGCTTTGCCGCCGGCACGGGTTCGTGCTGATCGAGGACTGCTCGCAGGCGTACTGGGCTGAATGCCACGGGCAGATCGTGGGCACGATGGGCGATCTGGCCTGTTTCAGCTTGCAGCAGAGCAAGCACATGACCTGCGGCGAAGGGGGGCTCCTCGCAACCCCCAATCACGCGTACGCTGCGCGCGCGCGGCTCTTCGCGGACAAGGCCTGGCCCCGCGATCTCACGTCGCTCGGATCGATGCGATTCCTCTTCCTGGCGCAGAACTACAGGATGAGCGAGCTGCAGGGGGCCGTGGCGCTCGCGCAACTCGGGAAGCTGCAGGCCACGCTCGCGTGCCGGCGGAGGCAGGCTGCCGCGCTCACGGCGCTGCTCGAGGACGTGCCCGAAGTGCAGTGTCCGCGGGCGGCCGCGGGCACGACACATTCGTTCTGGCTGTACATGCTGCGCGTGAACGAGGAACGGTGCGGCGCCCGCACGGCGGACTTCGGGACAGCGCTGCTGGCGGAGGGCGTTCCGTCGTGGGTACAATACATCGTCGATCCGTTGTATCTGTCGCCGCTCTTCACGGAACGACACACATACGGAGCGTCGGAGTATCCGTTCCGGCCATTCGGGCGGCAGGTCTACGACAGCGGCCTCTGCCCGCGTGCAGAACACGGACTCCGCAACGTCATTGCCCTATGGTGGAACGAGGCGTACACCGACGAGCACGTGAGGCAGATCGCGTCGGCGATCCGCAAGGTCGCCCGGCACTTCTCCCGCGCGATGGCCCGCTAGCCACGCGGCCAACGTCGAAATCGGACATCTATTACATCGAGGTGCTGGGCAAAGCGCTCGACATCCTCGACGTGTTCGTCCAGGCGCAGAAGCCGCGTCTGACGCTGCAGGAGATCTCGACGCTCAGCCGACTGAACAAGAACACGGTGTTCCGTGTGCTCTATACGCTCGTCGAGCACGACTACGTGGTCAAGCGGCAGCACGAGTACGAGCTGGGCCCCAAGGTGCTGGACTTGAGCGAGTCGAAGCTGGGACGACGGGATCTGCTGAGCGCCGCCGGGCCGTCGCTCGACGCGCTGCGTCGGCAGTTCCAGGAGACGGTCAACCTCGGCGTGCTGGAGGGAGGCCAGATCCGGTACGTCGACGTGCGCGAGAGCCCTCATCGTTTTCGCCTCGCCGAGCGGGTGGGCGGCAGCGACTTCCTGCACTGCACAGCGCTGGGCAAGTGTCATCTGGCGTTCCTCCCGTTCGACCAAGCGCGGCAACTGCTGAAGGCACAAGGCATGCCGCGGCAAACCACGCGCACCATTGTTACGTTGACCGCCCTGAAGGCGGAGCTCGACGGCGTCCGCCGGCAGGGCTATGCGGTCGACGCTCAGGAGAGCATGGAGGGAGCGTTCTGCCTGGGCGTGCCGATCCTCGACGATCACGACGCCCCAATCGCCGCAGTCAGCATCTCAGGGCCCATCACGCGCTTCAACGAATCCGTCGTGCCTGCGGCGAGCGACGCCCTACGCCGCGCCGCCGGAGAGATTCGCGCCAAGCTCGGATACGGGCGAGGCCCCCGGGCCTGATCCCGCCGGCCGCGCGCCTCACGTCCGCACAGCGCATCCAGGCGCATCGCCGTGGCCCCTGCGTATCGCACGAGATCGAATCTCGTTGCGGAATAATCAAACGCGGTTATACTCTGCGTAACCATGTTCGCGGTCGATGAGCTCGCGCGCCGCACCGGCCCCATCCGGCTCGCGCGCCTCGAAGCGTCGCGTGTCGAGATCGCCATGCACGAGCCCTTCCGGATCAGCTCCGGGACGGTGGCCTCGAAGGAGGCGGTCATCGTGTGCATACGCGACGGCGAGTCGCTCGGCTGGGGAGAATCGTCGGCGATGCCGGGCGGGTTCTACTCGTCGGAGACGCCCGACGGCTGCTGGCACGAGCTGACGGCCACGCTGCTGCCGGCGCTCGCTGGACGGACGTTCACCGATCTCGCCGCGCTCGATGGCTTCCTCCGGGAGCGCGCGACGACCCCATTCGTGCGTGTCGCCGTCGAGACCGCGGCATGGGAGCTAGCGGCGCGTGCCCGCGGGCAGTCGCTGCGTGCTCTGTTCGGCCTGCCGGACCGTGCCGTGCCCTCTGGCCTCGCGGTCGGGCTCTACGACGATCTGAGCGGGCTGCGCGCCGCGCTCGAGCGGTACCGGCCGCGCGACTACCTGCGGCTGAAGATCAAGATCACGCGCGGCGACGACATCGCGCTCGCCCAGGCCGTGCAGGACTGGTGGCCCGGCATGCCCCTGTCCGTCGACGCAAACGGGGATTACGCACGCGACGACTTCCCCGTCTTCGAGGCACTCGATCGCTCGGGCCTGGTGATGTTCGAGCAACCCTTCGGCAAGCGCGACCTCGAGACGTCCGCGGCGCTCCAGCGCATCGTGCGCACACCGATCTGTCTCGATGAAAGCGTGGACAGTGTCGAAGCGGCCGCGCGCGCGATCGCTCTGCGCAGCTGCCGGATCGTCAATGTCAAGCTGCAGCGCGTGGGCGGCTTTCTCGACGCGCTGCGGATCATGGAGGCATGCGCCGAGAGCGGCGTTCCCGTCTGGATGGGCACCATGCCGGAGCTGGGCGT
This DNA window, taken from Luteitalea sp., encodes the following:
- a CDS encoding helix-turn-helix domain-containing protein is translated as MVERGVHRRAREADRVGDPQGRPALLPRDGPLATRPTSKSDIYYIEVLGKALDILDVFVQAQKPRLTLQEISTLSRLNKNTVFRVLYTLVEHDYVVKRQHEYELGPKVLDLSESKLGRRDLLSAAGPSLDALRRQFQETVNLGVLEGGQIRYVDVRESPHRFRLAERVGGSDFLHCTALGKCHLAFLPFDQARQLLKAQGMPRQTTRTIVTLTALKAELDGVRRQGYAVDAQESMEGAFCLGVPILDDHDAPIAAVSISGPITRFNESVVPAASDALRRAAGEIRAKLGYGRGPRA
- a CDS encoding DUF4861 domain-containing protein — its product is MSSQSHRRHRRHAWTLRSGVHSSAAVRGDGSRRLVTERWGELNSVCHNCQPPFDRVTRQCHHARRHEMVMLAVSLLASALMAPQAQPPDDVPPDWLLPNFAERLELDVINPSSASVRTLAAVPVARASSAALRFPGTLAIVVRPGSPPAVLPSQIDDLDSDGTPDELVFPIELDAHASAPVHVYFSRTLRDTLPWPKRVHASHAFGYNHATATLESALIGYRTYGGFFLDVQARHEGQPGLFNALVGYLGSRHPSPAGRDVIHLGDTLGLGGLFLRHGREVQRPPLNVPDYAHARPPPHVPRYRVVASGPLRAIVEARLDRWRLSEAEQVAVRATYTITAGATHVECRFQVVPLQIVRRYEVGAGVRHLPDMTVDHAAGRLALRGTESPEIGALGLALYYDTSTAAAAPPIATKDGANEVVLFRRQLAPGQLVEGQYWLAAAWSGTGIRDLLSHLTHVEQQARAAVRIEHLRLARTPWPERIEGEAH
- a CDS encoding aminotransferase class V-fold PLP-dependent enzyme — encoded protein: MTHALAIDGGPKAVAEKLPTFLDAAGRTFGTEEERLVIEVLRSGCLSRNGGAMVERLERDFATALGVPHAIACSTGTAAVHLALAALDLEPGDEVIVPPITDIGSILPVLWQNAVPVFADVDPVTLCLDPEDLASRISPRTRAVIAVHLAGQPCDMPALTALCRRHGFVLIEDCSQAYWAECHGQIVGTMGDLACFSLQQSKHMTCGEGGLLATPNHAYAARARLFADKAWPRDLTSLGSMRFLFLAQNYRMSELQGAVALAQLGKLQATLACRRRQAAALTALLEDVPEVQCPRAAAGTTHSFWLYMLRVNEERCGARTADFGTALLAEGVPSWVQYIVDPLYLSPLFTERHTYGASEYPFRPFGRQVYDSGLCPRAEHGLRNVIALWWNEAYTDEHVRQIASAIRKVARHFSRAMAR
- the menC gene encoding o-succinylbenzoate synthase; the encoded protein is MFAVDELARRTGPIRLARLEASRVEIAMHEPFRISSGTVASKEAVIVCIRDGESLGWGESSAMPGGFYSSETPDGCWHELTATLLPALAGRTFTDLAALDGFLRERATTPFVRVAVETAAWELAARARGQSLRALFGLPDRAVPSGLAVGLYDDLSGLRAALERYRPRDYLRLKIKITRGDDIALAQAVQDWWPGMPLSVDANGDYARDDFPVFEALDRSGLVMFEQPFGKRDLETSAALQRIVRTPICLDESVDSVEAAARAIALRSCRIVNVKLQRVGGFLDALRIMEACAESGVPVWMGTMPELGVGAAQALVLASHPACRFPTDVEPSARWYVDDLLAPALQLERGYLHVPSGPGLGFTVDERSLERHTLDRRIFVE
- a CDS encoding FAA hydrolase family protein, which produces MRILRFFADDDAVHVGVRRGATVLDLGPAPGLDAGAGGVRAPLSVPLAPPIAERPLATLRLDAPIRGSRKLLALAGNYRSHVVESGFTPVGERETVTPQVFWKPPTAVNRPGGAIALRPNNVCLDWEIELAVVIGRAATRVSTDEAMEAVFGYTAMNDISERRFNARVEPRTLRELDPFFDWLMGKWFDGSAPLGPEIVTKDEIPEPHDLRLRLWVNDELMQDGHTSQMIFRIPETIAYISSVVTLEPGDIIAMGTPDGVGAARGLSLKPGDRVRGEIEGIGVLDTLITAEAPR
- a CDS encoding amidohydrolase family protein, which translates into the protein MLVDCHVHIGKSTRLQIDADGDLLVRRADELGIDMICCTDLTALFYDMHEGNRLLFEEMRRFPDRILGYASLHSTRFGREALDELERCRHDYGMRGLKIYSTPEMSIAEPAMIPILEKCVELQFPVLAHTTPPECDYLLGHVPECRLIMAHAGAQPFAKGDWNRAIQAAQRFEHLYLDTASSTIDTGFLETCVAALGADRILFGTDMPLLDPWPQLEKIRGARVSSSQLEAILGGNILRVMGVQA
- a CDS encoding amidohydrolase family protein is translated as MILDINAFIGRWPYWPIPASAPQEVAETLAAAGIDRAAICSTRSVFVHWEDGNGDVERACREHDGRFVPFACLGTLELSHALPPRELDLEAYARRGFRGIRLYPQHHSYHPLYNAFVDRILEDAAARRWPVLLPLRIVMNWGVPMQELPVIEALVARHPRVVWLLAGINYLWELQLAVWLMARYRDVHLETSCVMGYEAITTLVAQCGSDRILFGSGAPIQLAAAGLAKILRARISDADRDAVLGGNARRLLAL